The sequence below is a genomic window from Syntrophorhabdaceae bacterium.
TGCGTTGACATAGAGGTTGAGCAGGACCTGCTCGAACTGTCCCTGGTCTACCTCAACAGTGCAAAGGTCTTCCGCATACTTTTTATGAATAGCGATCTCTTTTTTGGTACGTCCGAACATCACCGAGGTCTTTTCGATGATCTCGTTGAGATCAGCCGGTTTCACTGTGTATTTTCCTCCCCGTGCAAAACCGAGGAGCTGCTTTGTGAGTTCCGCGCCGCCTCTCACCAGGTCTTCTATACTTTTGAGTTTTTCATAGTTAGGATTATTGATCTCCATATTATAGAGCATCAGCGACGCATATCCCTGGATACCCATGAGCAGGTTGTTGAAATCGTGGGCGATGCCTCCTGCCAGTGTCCCGACAGCCTCCATCTTCTGTGCCTGAAAAAACTGTGCCTGAAGTCTTGCCTTTTCTTCCTCGTCCTGTTTCCGTGACGTGATGTCCTGATAGGTTCCCTCGTAATAGAGCGTTCTGCCTTCCTGGTCCCTGACGGCCCTTGAGTTTGTGGAGACCCAGATCTTTTTTCCGTCTTTTCGATAGGTCTGGTGCTCGAAGTTTTCGATACTGCCCTGTTGCTCAATAATCTGCCTGAATGTTATCCGTTGAGCCGGATCCGTGTAGTGCTCACTTGCAATGTCCTTGATGGATGAGATCATCTCCTCGGGGGATTCAAAGCCGCACATCTTTGCTATGGCAGGGTTGACGCTGATGAAGCGTCCTTCCGGTGTGCTCTGAAAGATGCCCTCGACGGCGTTTTCAAAGATGTTGCGGTATTTTTCCTCACTTTCCTGGAGGGAATCTTCCGCGTTCTTCCTGTCGGTAACATCCCGGAGATAAGCGAGGCGGGCCTGTTTCCCCTTGTAGGTGATCGTTGTGACGGAGACCTCTATGTAGATTGTTGTTCTGTCTTTTTTAATACCTTTAAATTCGTATCTGGCCGGCGCGTAGGCTCCTTGCTGCCTGATGGTTCCGTATTGCGTAACCCTCTCCTGATCGTCAGGATGCACGGTAAACCTGGTGGATTGCCCGATAATCTCATCAGGGCTGTCGTAGCCGAATATCTCCACATATTTGTTGTTCACATAGACGTGAATGAGGTCCTGGATGATCGCGACCCCGTCGTTCGAGTGCTCTATGGCTATACGGTACCGTTCTTCCGATTCTCTGAGGGCCTCCTCAGCCTTTTTATGTTCGGTGATGTCCATACAGGTAACGATGTATTCTCCGGACTCGATACAGACAGGAGCAAAGGCTACGATCTTTTCTATACCGTCCTTGCACCGTACGTTGAATATCCTGGGTTCCCTTTCCCCCGGCTTTAATCCCGCAGCATCGTTGATCCAGATTGAAGCCGCTTCCCGCCTGTAATCCTTATCGGGAAAAGCCTTTCTGAACAACGTCCTGCCGTCGGGTATATCTTTCAGATCATAGCCGAAGATCTCCGTAAATTTCGGGTTTACATAGGTGCACAGATTATTCCTGTCGACCATGATCACACCGAAGGGTGCATTATCGGCAATGGTCTGGAATCTTTTCCTTTCGTTGTATAGTTCTTCCTGGAGACTCTTCTGCCCTGTGATATCGGCATGCGTCCCCACCATCCTCAGGGGCTTGCCATCATCTGTCCGGGACACGATCTTGCCCCTGTCGAGTATCCACTTGTAGCTTCCGTCTTTGCATACTATGCGGTGTTCGCAGACATAAAACGGGGTTTGTCCTGAAAAATGTTTTTCGATCTCAGCCATGACGCCATCCATATCGTCAGGATGGACACGTTTTGACCATTCATCGAGATGGTTCCCGATCTCGTGATCCTGATAGCCGAGCATCTCTTTCCATTTCTTCGAAAAGAATACCTCCCCGGTCTGGATATTCCAATCCCACACGCCTTCACCGCTTCCTTCAAGGGCGAACTGGAGGCGCTCCTCGCTCTCTTTCAATGCCTGTATGAGACTCTGTTTTGTGATCTTTTTCGTCTTATTGTCTTTCAATTTCTATACCTTAACCGAATGTTCTACCGGGATGTATGTTGCGAGGGATTCATCATACGACGTGCTGGCTATACGGTAAATACATAACGGGTATAATAATATCATAAAACAAGAAAAAAGTACCTGATTTTTATTTTCGGTTATTTTGAAGAAAGATTAAGTGTTTATGAGACGTTTCCGTTGAGCAAAGACCTCGATCGCGGATTTCCCTTCAAGGGGACATTTGTTTTCGCAGATCCCGCATCCATTGCATAATTCTTCAACAATATACGGTTTTTTAAGGGCAACGACCTTGCCCCTGTAATCCCTTTCTTCAACGACCTCGAAGCGTATAGCCTTTTCAGGTATGGGACAGTGTTCCTCACAGACGATGCAGTTGATCTTTTTGGCATAGGGGAGGCAATGATTTTTATCGAGGGCGGCGATCCCGATGACGCTCTTCTTCTTTTTTTCAATGACGAGGTTCGGGATGGCGCCTGTCGGGCACACCTGCCCGCAGAGGTTGCAGTTGTATTCGCAATATCCCAACCGGGGAATAAGGACGGGCATGAAGACCCCGTAGATGCCTGCCCTGAAATAATCCGGGTAGAGTGCGCTGCGGAGGCAGACCTTTATGCACTCGCCGCACCGGACACATTTTTTGAGAAAATCCTTTTCGTTGCTGACCCCCGGTGGCCTGAGGAGTCGTTCATACTGCGCCGGTGACCGGAAGGCAAAGACCCTGGAAACGAAAAACCCTGACAACAGACTGCCTATAAAAACCCGTCTCTCCAGAACAGGGGCTGTACCCCCTGCCTTCCCCTCTTTTTGCCCGGGAATACGTTTTAAAGAGAACCTGACCCGTTTGAACGCGCATTGCAGCCTGCAATCCATGCAGAGGATACAGTCACCTTTCTGAAGGATCTCAGTGTCGAACCCAGTGGGACATATCTCTTCGCACTTCCCGCAGTCTGCGCATAGTTTCCCGGGAATCCTTCTGAATATGGAAAAATTTCCGATGATGCCAAGGAGTGTACCAAGAGGGCAGAGGTTTTTGCACCAGTTTCTCTTCTCATATCTTTCGAGAAAGAGAATGCCGATGAAAAAGATAAGCGAGAGAAAGGCGAGGGGATAAAAGGTCTCCCTGAATGGCAGGACGTAGTTCCGCAGAAATGCGAATAAAAAATCGAGGTGTTCTCTTTTTTCTCCCAGCAAGGCGTATAATCCTGTCCAGCCGCTGCGTATCGAATATCCGAAAAGCGGATAGAGGAAGAAGGTAAAGGCGCGGACGAGTATGGCAATGGGATCGAAGATCCCCGCGAGGTTGACATTGAAGAGGGCTGCGGCGAGAAGTATGAAGAGGAGATAGTATTTCAGCCGGCCCTTGAGGAATTTGACAGGAACGGTTTTACGTATTGTGCCCGTCACGAGATCGATGATCGTACCGAGGGGACAGATCCATCCGCAGAAGAACCTTCCGAGGATGGCCGTGGCAAGGATCATCATGATCCCCGGGATTAAAAGCATGGTCATTGTCTTGACGGCGAGAATGTAGCTTATTGTTACAAGCGGGTCTGCCCTGAAGAAGCTGTTTATCGCAACAGAGATTTCGTCTTTGCCCCTGTATTCAGTGCCGATAAAGAGGATGACAAATATGACCAGAAAGATGAGCTGAGAGACCCTGGAAGAGGTGATCTTCATGAATGCGCTGTCATGTATGCCCGTCGATAAATGCGGGGGTTTTTTAAACTCATGCCTTGATAAGTTTGATCTTATTAAGGT
It includes:
- a CDS encoding PAS domain S-box protein — encoded protein: MKDNKTKKITKQSLIQALKESEERLQFALEGSGEGVWDWNIQTGEVFFSKKWKEMLGYQDHEIGNHLDEWSKRVHPDDMDGVMAEIEKHFSGQTPFYVCEHRIVCKDGSYKWILDRGKIVSRTDDGKPLRMVGTHADITGQKSLQEELYNERKRFQTIADNAPFGVIMVDRNNLCTYVNPKFTEIFGYDLKDIPDGRTLFRKAFPDKDYRREAASIWINDAAGLKPGEREPRIFNVRCKDGIEKIVAFAPVCIESGEYIVTCMDITEHKKAEEALRESEERYRIAIEHSNDGVAIIQDLIHVYVNNKYVEIFGYDSPDEIIGQSTRFTVHPDDQERVTQYGTIRQQGAYAPARYEFKGIKKDRTTIYIEVSVTTITYKGKQARLAYLRDVTDRKNAEDSLQESEEKYRNIFENAVEGIFQSTPEGRFISVNPAIAKMCGFESPEEMISSIKDIASEHYTDPAQRITFRQIIEQQGSIENFEHQTYRKDGKKIWVSTNSRAVRDQEGRTLYYEGTYQDITSRKQDEEEKARLQAQFFQAQKMEAVGTLAGGIAHDFNNLLMGIQGYASLMLYNMEINNPNYEKLKSIEDLVRGGAELTKQLLGFARGGKYTVKPADLNEIIEKTSVMFGRTKKEIAIHKKYAEDLCTVEVDQGQFEQVLLNLYVNAWQAMPAGGTIYIETTNAVLDTTFTRPYSIKPGGYVKVSITDTGSGMDEKTKERIFEPFFTTKEMGRGTGLGLASVYGIIKNHQGIIDVISEKGEGSTFVIYLPASAKQVIKEHRPSGTIVQGKETILIVDDEETILRVSSELLTMLGYKVLAAQSGKEALDIYGEHRNKIDLIILDMIMPDMGGEETFQLLKAIKPDIRVILSSGYSMNGQAKKILDQGCKTFLQKPFNIDELSRKIRYALEGSE
- a CDS encoding 4Fe-4S binding protein; this encodes MKITSSRVSQLIFLVIFVILFIGTEYRGKDEISVAINSFFRADPLVTISYILAVKTMTMLLIPGIMMILATAILGRFFCGWICPLGTIIDLVTGTIRKTVPVKFLKGRLKYYLLFILLAAALFNVNLAGIFDPIAILVRAFTFFLYPLFGYSIRSGWTGLYALLGEKREHLDFLFAFLRNYVLPFRETFYPLAFLSLIFFIGILFLERYEKRNWCKNLCPLGTLLGIIGNFSIFRRIPGKLCADCGKCEEICPTGFDTEILQKGDCILCMDCRLQCAFKRVRFSLKRIPGQKEGKAGGTAPVLERRVFIGSLLSGFFVSRVFAFRSPAQYERLLRPPGVSNEKDFLKKCVRCGECIKVCLRSALYPDYFRAGIYGVFMPVLIPRLGYCEYNCNLCGQVCPTGAIPNLVIEKKKKSVIGIAALDKNHCLPYAKKINCIVCEEHCPIPEKAIRFEVVEERDYRGKVVALKKPYIVEELCNGCGICENKCPLEGKSAIEVFAQRKRLINT